In Chitinophaga nivalis, a single genomic region encodes these proteins:
- a CDS encoding TonB-dependent receptor — translation MIRNLYLLTLLLVISSALSLSAQDNKKHTGIIRGTITTSDSKPAAMVVVALSSSNKTGLTDEAGKYEFSNLPTGAYKIKVSLLGYQDIIKSVTVDNNTPAVQDFELSMQINELNEIIVASRNNRFDKKHLSSTLRLQQPLLEIPQNIQVVSGNLLAEQQLFNVSEGVGRNVSGVRTLMHQETYASVYIRGFDASGMRNGMSVNGYFGPLKEDMSYVDRVEFVKGPAGFMMGNTQPGGFYNIVTKKPTGISQSAARLTLGSFNTYRAEADVDGRFKKDGRLLYRVNVMGQKKDSWTKYAFNNGFAFVPTLKYLVDDKTSVTLEYQYQFSEFSGFASYIYSMNGFKDMPRNMTYNDPSINPTRVHDQSVFATVEHNIDENWKITGQAAYLNYDMQGQSLYSVYNSLDKEGNMRRNISVNDAVNTAKLGQAFINGKFTTGSVTHRVLAGVDLGQKEYIADWSALKDTAGLSFNVFKPVYGKLKPSDIPQPDRSRSLRERAAGPSGAKGGYSYNAVYIQEEVGLLDNKIRVSVGGRYTNTTKLDALGNDENNHAFTPRVGVNVNVTKNMTVYALYDQSFIEQTGLLVGGGVAKPSKGTNKEIGWKSEWADGRWSATVAAYDITKTNILASAGPDFPGLSIMSGEARSRGIELDLKGEILPNLNVILNYAYMDAKVTKDAKPQNVGAALPGTAKHNTNGWATYRIATGKLQGLGFSLGYSFQDDRAAWPTVTTSLPDAYFSLDAGVSYTQNKFSVNLLFNNLTDKENYTGFYPGAWGYKHYGYQYMTPRSFKLSFGYKF, via the coding sequence ATGATACGAAATCTTTACCTACTAACGCTTTTACTTGTTATAAGTAGCGCCCTCTCCCTCTCCGCCCAGGATAATAAAAAACATACCGGTATCATCCGGGGAACCATTACCACCAGCGACAGCAAGCCTGCTGCCATGGTAGTAGTAGCCCTTTCCAGTTCCAACAAAACGGGATTAACGGATGAAGCAGGGAAGTATGAATTTTCCAACCTGCCTACCGGCGCCTATAAAATTAAAGTGTCTTTACTTGGTTACCAGGATATTATCAAATCCGTAACGGTAGACAATAATACACCGGCCGTACAGGATTTTGAGCTGAGTATGCAGATCAATGAACTGAATGAAATTATTGTTGCTTCCCGGAACAACCGGTTCGACAAAAAACATTTATCCTCTACCCTACGTCTGCAGCAGCCGTTGCTGGAAATTCCCCAGAATATTCAGGTGGTATCCGGTAACCTGCTGGCAGAACAACAGCTGTTTAACGTGTCTGAAGGCGTAGGCCGCAACGTGAGTGGCGTACGTACCCTCATGCACCAGGAAACCTATGCTTCTGTATATATCCGTGGTTTTGATGCCAGTGGTATGCGGAACGGGATGAGTGTGAATGGTTATTTTGGCCCGCTGAAAGAAGATATGTCTTATGTAGACAGAGTAGAATTTGTAAAGGGACCTGCCGGTTTTATGATGGGAAATACCCAGCCAGGTGGTTTCTACAACATCGTTACCAAAAAACCTACCGGTATCAGTCAGTCTGCTGCCCGTCTTACCCTGGGTAGTTTTAATACCTATCGTGCAGAGGCAGATGTAGATGGTCGTTTTAAGAAAGATGGCCGTTTGCTGTATCGCGTGAATGTAATGGGACAGAAAAAAGATTCCTGGACCAAGTATGCCTTTAACAACGGGTTTGCTTTTGTACCTACCTTAAAATATTTGGTAGATGATAAAACTTCTGTGACATTGGAATACCAATACCAGTTTTCCGAATTTTCCGGTTTTGCTTCCTATATCTATTCCATGAACGGATTTAAGGACATGCCGCGGAATATGACCTACAATGATCCTTCCATCAATCCTACCCGGGTACATGACCAAAGCGTTTTTGCTACGGTAGAACATAACATTGATGAAAACTGGAAAATCACCGGCCAGGCGGCTTACCTGAATTATGATATGCAGGGACAAAGTCTTTATTCTGTGTATAACTCCCTGGATAAAGAGGGTAACATGCGCAGAAATATTTCTGTAAATGATGCGGTGAATACTGCCAAACTGGGACAGGCTTTCATCAACGGTAAATTCACTACCGGTAGCGTTACCCACCGGGTATTGGCCGGCGTGGACCTGGGACAAAAAGAATATATCGCCGACTGGTCTGCGCTGAAAGACACAGCTGGTTTATCTTTCAATGTCTTCAAACCTGTTTACGGCAAGCTGAAACCATCCGATATTCCACAACCCGACAGAAGCCGCAGCCTGCGGGAACGTGCGGCGGGTCCTTCCGGTGCCAAAGGCGGTTATTCCTATAACGCAGTATATATCCAGGAAGAAGTAGGATTGCTCGATAATAAAATCCGCGTGAGTGTGGGTGGCCGTTATACCAATACCACCAAACTGGATGCGTTGGGGAATGATGAAAACAACCACGCTTTCACCCCACGGGTAGGCGTAAACGTAAATGTGACTAAAAACATGACTGTGTATGCCTTGTATGACCAGTCGTTCATTGAGCAAACAGGGCTGCTGGTAGGTGGCGGTGTGGCTAAACCTTCCAAAGGTACCAATAAGGAAATCGGCTGGAAAAGCGAGTGGGCGGATGGCCGCTGGTCTGCTACCGTAGCTGCTTACGATATCACTAAAACCAACATCCTGGCTTCTGCCGGTCCTGATTTCCCGGGTCTGTCCATTATGTCCGGTGAAGCACGTTCAAGAGGTATTGAGCTGGATCTGAAAGGAGAAATACTGCCTAACCTGAATGTGATCCTGAACTATGCCTACATGGATGCGAAAGTGACCAAAGATGCGAAACCACAGAATGTAGGCGCTGCCTTGCCAGGTACTGCCAAACATAACACCAACGGATGGGCAACCTATCGCATTGCTACAGGTAAACTGCAAGGCCTTGGTTTCTCCCTCGGTTATTCCTTCCAGGACGACCGCGCTGCCTGGCCTACTGTCACCACCAGCTTACCGGATGCATATTTCTCACTGGATGCAGGTGTATCTTACACGCAAAACAAATTCAGTGTAAACCTGCTGTTCAACAACCTGACAGATAAAGAGAACTACACCGGTTTCTATCCAGGGGCCTGGGGGTATAAACACTACGGTTATCAGTATATGACACCACGTAGTTTTAAACTGTCTTTCGGTTACAAGTTTTAA
- a CDS encoding transferase, with the protein MYLLIPGRHHLLTDFQFKYLNRLIKCKLEDEPDVYGTPLPTADITGIIFAVTSANHLGTKRNPVPFYLRAMIIQEFSHSLDVPAFVYGIDDAGMIPDFADYTLKTIRHSSEGIHQLTPDNTIVICSTGVKEMYLRHGFRVLPAEWDPVTAQFTQPMPWDVVKLVAQTEAWRKNKTILDLMHPACFKIWSLYQVGEKVQHILKDPIIGADGDLTATRDYQVYVKQMDDIAALKYRETAPYIQPGNIGDIGCAAGSWIKMACSDDRLHECDFYGIEVSRHLYDICLQRKHNGEFANPSVFFSQKNAVTSLVFEPGSMQTIHTSSLTHEIASYGSIDDLVAFIRNRYQELMPGGVWINRDVIGPENKAETILLWLNDTDGENDLPAPASTDTHELAQYLGKLSTRALFTRFAADFRHHEGFQLPHTWVEIAGTTYCQLSMQNACEFLFKKDYHDNWLSEMHEMFCFWSYSDWKAALEAAGLRLDNLSHTYRNEWIVKNRLEGKVQLLRLNENNTPEVIDFPVSHTLLLIRK; encoded by the coding sequence CGCCGTTACCCACTGCTGATATTACCGGTATTATCTTCGCGGTTACTTCTGCCAACCACCTGGGCACGAAACGTAATCCGGTACCCTTTTATCTCCGCGCCATGATCATCCAGGAGTTTTCCCACTCCCTGGACGTACCGGCATTTGTATATGGGATAGATGATGCCGGCATGATTCCGGATTTTGCGGATTATACCCTCAAAACCATCCGGCATTCCAGCGAAGGTATCCACCAGCTGACGCCGGATAATACCATCGTAATCTGCTCCACCGGCGTCAAGGAGATGTACCTCCGGCACGGCTTCCGGGTATTGCCGGCAGAGTGGGACCCGGTTACCGCACAGTTTACACAGCCCATGCCGTGGGATGTAGTAAAACTGGTGGCACAAACCGAAGCATGGCGTAAAAACAAAACCATCCTCGACCTGATGCATCCGGCCTGTTTCAAAATATGGTCGCTGTACCAGGTGGGAGAGAAGGTACAACATATCCTTAAAGACCCGATTATAGGCGCAGACGGCGACCTTACCGCCACCCGCGACTACCAGGTATATGTAAAACAAATGGACGATATAGCGGCCCTTAAATACCGCGAAACAGCTCCGTATATACAACCCGGGAACATCGGCGACATTGGCTGTGCTGCCGGCTCCTGGATTAAAATGGCTTGCAGCGACGATCGCCTGCACGAGTGTGATTTTTATGGTATTGAGGTATCCCGCCACCTGTATGATATTTGCCTGCAACGCAAGCACAACGGAGAATTTGCCAACCCGTCAGTTTTCTTCTCCCAGAAAAATGCCGTTACCAGCCTGGTGTTTGAACCCGGCAGCATGCAAACCATTCATACCTCTTCCCTCACCCACGAAATAGCGTCTTATGGCAGTATAGATGACCTGGTAGCGTTTATCCGCAACCGTTATCAGGAGCTGATGCCTGGTGGTGTATGGATCAACCGGGATGTAATAGGACCGGAGAATAAAGCCGAAACCATCCTCTTATGGCTGAATGATACAGACGGGGAAAATGATTTACCAGCGCCGGCCAGCACCGATACGCATGAACTGGCCCAATATCTTGGTAAATTATCTACCCGGGCGCTGTTTACCCGGTTTGCAGCCGACTTCCGCCATCACGAAGGATTTCAGCTGCCCCATACCTGGGTAGAAATAGCCGGTACTACCTACTGCCAGCTGTCTATGCAAAACGCCTGTGAATTCCTGTTTAAAAAGGACTATCACGACAACTGGCTCAGTGAAATGCATGAAATGTTCTGCTTCTGGAGTTATAGCGACTGGAAAGCCGCGCTGGAAGCTGCAGGCCTGCGACTGGACAATCTCTCCCACACCTACCGCAACGAATGGATTGTAAAAAACAGGCTCGAAGGGAAAGTGCAACTGTTGCGGCTAAACGAAAACAATACACCGGAAGTCATCGACTTCCCGGTGTCACATACCTTACTGCTGATCAGAAAATAA